From the genome of Rhodothermales bacterium, one region includes:
- a CDS encoding class I SAM-dependent methyltransferase, which produces MFRLIARHLRTPDGLFGRLIARLMNVGNRPMNRATLEALGLEAGHRVLEIGFGGASLFDELLRRTPEGAVAGLELSDTMRHRAERQFRLAIEQGRLDLKRGSVEAIPFGDASFDRAFTVNTIYFWSDPERAARELARVLTPGGRLCIAYGRVEDLQRLPPTQYGFRLWERDEVESLLRGAGFEAIESDETVDARRSFILTSATAPDRE; this is translated from the coding sequence GTGTTCCGTCTGATCGCGCGCCACCTCCGCACGCCAGACGGCCTGTTCGGGCGGCTCATCGCTCGGCTGATGAACGTGGGCAACCGCCCGATGAACCGCGCCACGCTCGAAGCCCTCGGCCTCGAAGCCGGGCACCGCGTTCTCGAAATCGGCTTCGGCGGGGCCTCCCTCTTCGACGAGCTCCTCCGGCGCACGCCGGAGGGCGCGGTCGCCGGCCTCGAGCTCTCGGACACGATGCGGCATCGGGCCGAGCGCCAGTTCCGCTTGGCGATCGAGCAGGGCCGGCTCGATCTCAAGCGGGGCTCCGTGGAGGCGATCCCGTTCGGCGACGCGAGCTTCGACCGCGCCTTCACCGTGAACACCATCTACTTCTGGTCCGACCCGGAGCGGGCCGCACGCGAACTCGCCCGCGTGCTGACGCCCGGCGGCCGGCTCTGCATCGCGTACGGCCGCGTCGAGGATCTCCAGCGCCTCCCGCCCACGCAGTACGGATTCCGGCTCTGGGAGCGCGACGAGGTCGAATCGCTCCTCCGCGGCGCGGGGTTCGAGGCGATTGAATCGGACGAGACGGTGGACGCGCGCCGCTCGTTCATCCTGACCTCGGCGACGGCACCGGATCGGGAGTAG
- a CDS encoding neutral zinc metallopeptidase yields MVQWRGRRRSSNVIDVRGKKGKAALGGGTLLIVLLGLLFGVDPGQLLALLGGGGGAATVETQTSGEVPPQDDAGEFVQVILADTEDTWGRIFQQASAQYREPELVLFTDRVQSACGIAGAATGPFYCPTDQRVYLDLGFFRQLQRMGASGDFAIAYVIAHEIGHHVQNLEGTLSQVQQMKQRLPQAQANELSVRTELQADCYAGVWAYYAETERDLLETGDVQEGIDAAGAVGDDRIQGDAASPDSFTHGTSAQRVEAFQSGFRSGDVGSCDTFADLQR; encoded by the coding sequence ATGGTCCAGTGGCGTGGTCGCCGGCGTAGCTCCAACGTCATCGACGTCCGAGGCAAGAAGGGCAAAGCCGCCCTCGGCGGCGGCACCCTCCTCATCGTCCTGCTCGGTCTCCTCTTCGGGGTCGATCCGGGGCAGCTCCTCGCGCTCCTCGGCGGCGGAGGCGGCGCGGCGACCGTCGAGACGCAGACCTCGGGCGAGGTGCCACCGCAGGACGACGCCGGCGAGTTTGTCCAGGTCATCCTCGCCGACACCGAGGACACGTGGGGCCGGATCTTCCAGCAGGCGAGCGCGCAGTACCGTGAGCCCGAGCTCGTGCTCTTCACCGACCGCGTGCAGTCGGCGTGCGGGATCGCGGGCGCGGCGACGGGCCCGTTCTACTGCCCCACCGACCAGCGGGTCTACCTCGACCTCGGCTTCTTCCGCCAGCTCCAGCGGATGGGCGCGTCGGGCGACTTCGCGATCGCGTACGTGATCGCCCACGAGATCGGCCACCACGTGCAGAACCTCGAAGGCACGCTCTCCCAAGTTCAGCAGATGAAGCAGCGGCTCCCGCAGGCGCAGGCAAACGAGCTCTCCGTCCGCACCGAGCTGCAGGCGGACTGCTACGCGGGCGTCTGGGCGTACTACGCCGAGACCGAGCGCGACCTCCTCGAAACGGGCGACGTGCAAGAGGGCATCGACGCGGCAGGGGCCGTCGGCGACGACCGCATCCAGGGGGACGCCGCGTCTCCGGACTCGTTCACGCACGGCACGTCGGCGCAGCGCGTCGAGGCGTTCCAGAGCGGGTTCCGCAGCGGCGACGTCGGCTCCTGCGACACCTTCGCTGACTTGCAGAGGTAG
- a CDS encoding DUF3124 domain-containing protein, with product MPRIALLLALILPAFGAGCAAQDSPPPTFVEDVPGSGESETGGDRTGKAWDPVEMALGERVYVPIYSHIYFRDSRRDIDLAATLSVRNTDGTTPIRLTAVRYYDNAGALVRRYIDTPVSVGPMASTNFLVEQQDDSGGVGANFIVEWQADLAVTPPVVEAVMISASNSQGISFVTQGRVLHRARSASESSAEPNE from the coding sequence ATGCCTCGCATCGCCCTCCTGCTCGCCCTGATCCTCCCCGCCTTCGGGGCGGGCTGTGCGGCCCAAGACTCGCCGCCGCCCACCTTCGTCGAGGACGTGCCGGGGTCGGGCGAGAGCGAGACGGGTGGAGACAGGACGGGCAAGGCGTGGGACCCTGTGGAGATGGCCCTCGGCGAGCGCGTCTATGTCCCCATCTACTCCCACATCTACTTCCGCGACAGCCGCCGCGACATCGACCTCGCCGCGACGCTCAGCGTCCGCAACACGGACGGCACGACGCCGATCCGCCTCACCGCCGTCCGCTATTACGACAACGCCGGAGCGCTCGTGCGGCGATACATCGACACGCCGGTCTCCGTCGGCCCGATGGCGAGCACGAACTTCCTCGTCGAACAGCAGGACGACAGCGGCGGCGTCGGTGCCAATTTCATCGTCGAGTGGCAGGCCGATCTCGCTGTGACGCCGCCCGTCGTCGAGGCCGTGATGATCAGCGCGTCCAATTCGCAGGGCATCTCGTTCGTGACGCAGGGCCGCGTGCTGCACCGCGCCCGCTCCGCGTCGGAGTCGTCTGCGGAACCGAACGAGTAG
- a CDS encoding M20/M25/M40 family metallo-hydrolase, giving the protein MRRTLWLALFVPLLFTGCDDTTSPPAAGTDVIPAEAPPVPDAALAEIDSAGLRAHVAVLADDSFEGRGTGTPGEQKTIEYIREQMQAAGLEGGAADGSFYQPVPLLGSTPTEIGALTFTPENGAPVALDFVEDFIASTDLDADAASFDAPLVFVGYGISNPGYDWDDFKDVDVSGKVLVSLVNDPPATAEEPDLFQADTLTYNGRWTYKYEEARRRGAAGILLIHTEPTAGYPFTVLSSGARGEQIQLTTPPDNPLQLKGWITEPVAQQLAAMSGTTLDAWMEAAATRDFQPQELPVTADLAMEFERRRFEGTNVIGKLAGTARPEEAIVYTAHHDHLGIDRELEAAGEDGIYNGAVDNASGVAMMLELAEAFVAAGPSARTVVFITLTAEESGLLGSGYYAENPAIPLANTIANINVDSGNLDGATEDIVGIGAERSEMLGLLRTAAAAEGMSVTPDNQPNQGIFFRSDQLAFARGGVPAVFVKTGRSFRGQPADYADQLAADYRATRYHQPADELSDTMPFAGIVQQTRVALRLGYAIANSTVRPQWNASEAFAETRAQSEAALRDE; this is encoded by the coding sequence ATGCGCCGCACGCTCTGGCTCGCCCTCTTCGTCCCGCTCCTCTTCACCGGCTGCGACGACACGACCTCGCCGCCCGCCGCCGGCACCGACGTTATCCCCGCCGAAGCACCGCCGGTGCCCGACGCCGCCCTCGCCGAGATCGACAGCGCGGGACTCCGCGCGCACGTCGCCGTCCTCGCCGACGATTCGTTCGAGGGGCGCGGGACGGGGACGCCGGGTGAGCAGAAGACCATCGAGTACATCCGCGAGCAGATGCAGGCGGCGGGGCTCGAAGGCGGCGCCGCCGACGGCAGCTTCTACCAGCCCGTTCCCCTCCTCGGCTCGACGCCGACGGAGATCGGCGCGCTGACGTTCACGCCCGAAAACGGTGCGCCCGTCGCGCTCGACTTCGTGGAGGACTTCATCGCGTCGACGGACCTCGACGCCGACGCCGCCTCGTTCGACGCCCCGCTCGTGTTCGTCGGCTACGGCATCTCGAATCCGGGCTATGATTGGGACGACTTCAAAGATGTCGACGTGAGCGGCAAAGTCCTCGTCTCGCTCGTCAACGACCCGCCCGCGACGGCCGAGGAGCCCGACCTCTTCCAGGCCGACACGCTGACGTACAACGGCCGATGGACGTACAAGTACGAGGAAGCACGGCGGCGGGGCGCGGCCGGCATCCTCCTCATCCACACCGAGCCGACGGCGGGCTACCCGTTCACCGTTCTCTCGTCAGGCGCACGTGGCGAGCAGATCCAGCTCACGACGCCGCCCGACAACCCGCTCCAACTCAAGGGCTGGATCACCGAGCCCGTAGCCCAGCAGCTCGCCGCGATGAGCGGGACGACGCTGGACGCGTGGATGGAGGCCGCCGCCACGCGCGACTTCCAGCCGCAGGAACTCCCCGTCACGGCCGACCTCGCGATGGAGTTCGAGCGGCGGCGGTTCGAGGGGACGAACGTGATCGGCAAGCTCGCGGGCACGGCACGGCCCGAGGAGGCGATCGTCTACACCGCGCACCACGACCACCTCGGCATCGACCGGGAGCTGGAGGCGGCGGGCGAGGACGGGATCTACAACGGCGCCGTCGACAACGCGAGCGGCGTGGCGATGATGCTCGAACTCGCCGAGGCGTTCGTGGCCGCGGGGCCGTCGGCGCGGACCGTCGTCTTTATCACGCTGACGGCGGAGGAGTCCGGCCTGCTCGGCTCGGGCTACTACGCCGAGAACCCCGCGATCCCGCTCGCGAACACGATCGCCAACATCAACGTGGACTCCGGCAACCTCGACGGCGCGACGGAGGACATCGTCGGCATCGGCGCGGAGCGGAGCGAGATGCTCGGCCTCCTCCGCACGGCGGCGGCGGCCGAGGGGATGTCGGTGACGCCGGATAACCAGCCGAACCAGGGCATCTTCTTCCGCAGCGACCAACTCGCGTTCGCGCGCGGCGGCGTCCCCGCCGTGTTCGTCAAAACCGGCCGTTCCTTCCGTGGCCAGCCCGCCGACTACGCCGACCAGCTCGCCGCCGACTACCGGGCGACCCGTTACCACCAGCCGGCCGACGAGCTGAGCGACACGATGCCCTTCGCCGGAATCGTCCAGCAGACGCGCGTCGCGCTCCGCCTCGGCTACGCCATCGCGAATTCGACCGTCCGCCCGCAGTGGAACGCGAGCGAGGCGTTCGCCGAGACGCGGGCGCAGTCCGAGGCCGCGTTGCGCGACGAGTAG
- a CDS encoding putative toxin-antitoxin system toxin component, PIN family, protein MTDSLRVVLDTNVPVSALLTPGGKPQRAVDLVARQGLLLFSEATYDELIEVLARPRLRKFLPAESAAGFAQRVVTVASRVVPNESIQACRDPRDDSFST, encoded by the coding sequence GTGACGGATTCGCTCCGCGTCGTCCTCGACACGAACGTCCCCGTCAGCGCCCTGCTCACGCCGGGCGGGAAGCCCCAGCGAGCGGTCGATCTCGTGGCCCGGCAGGGACTCCTCCTCTTCTCAGAGGCGACCTATGACGAATTGATCGAGGTGTTGGCACGGCCTCGGCTGCGGAAGTTCCTCCCGGCCGAGAGCGCAGCGGGGTTCGCCCAGCGCGTCGTGACCGTGGCCTCTCGTGTCGTGCCCAACGAATCGATCCAGGCGTGCCGAGACCCCAGGGACGACAGTTTCTCGACGTAG